CCTGCCGCGATTGCAGGCGTGGATTCTCAATCTCAAATGCGCTCGGCAGCAGATCGACGATCGCCACATTTTCCACCGCCTCCGTCGGCGCCTTGATCGTCAATTCGGCGATGATCAGATCGCCTTGCCGGAAATTCCCGCCCGTCAGCGGATTTCCGTCCTCATCGAGGAACCGCCGCCGCACCTGCAGGTCACGGTCATACTCATCAACCTTGAGACCGGCCGGGAGTCCGTCCGCTCTCCAATAGAAATAAGCAGTGCCGCTTCCGGTCAGCGTGATCTCGATCGTCTTCCCGGCCCAGTCCTTGGCGCGAAAATCGTGCTGGTCGGGTGTCAGTCTGCCGATGATGGCTCCGTCGACTTTGACCGTGCCCGTGTAATTCGCATCTCCTTGTTTGCGGAAGATCTTGCCCAGCGCCATCAGCGCGAAAGCGTTTTCCTGCGTCGTGTGCCAGCACGAGCGGTCGTTGGCCGATTTCATCAGGCTCTCAACCAGCTTCGGCACCAACGGACTGGCCGGCTCCACCTCGGCGAGGATGTCGAGCATGATCGCCTGCGCCCGAACCGGCGAATTGAAGTTGCCGCCCGACTCCCAGCGGTCGCTGGTGTCGCGCGGCGCCAGCGTGTTCGGCATCAGTGTGCGCGCAGTCACCAAATCCCCCAGCAAGGCATAGGCGCCGGCCAGTTGGTATTGCGAGTACTGCGACAAGCGCTCCAATGCCGCCGCACGAAGGAAATTCATCGTCGATCGATCCGGCTTGCCCGCTAACGCCAGGACATAATTGGCGTAGGTTGCCGTCTCGTACGAGGCTTGGCGCGCGTCGGAATAGTATTCGCCGCTGTCATCGCCGTAGTCACGCTCGCGTCGTCCCGGGCTGTGCGCCGGGTAGTTGCGCGCGAAGATCTGCAGCGCGTTCAATGCGCGATCGTAGACACGATCCGGCACCGTATACCCGGCACGGCGCGCTTCCACCAAAAAATGCGTCGCATACACTGAACTCCAATTGTGCTGGTAGCTGCCTTGCGGCCAGTACATGAACGCACCCGAGGTCAACTGCATATTGGCCAGTTTCGCGATGCCTTCCTCAATAAAGTAATCAACGCTGTTCTTATTGAACAATTCCGGCTCGGCCAGTCGCGCCAGATCGTCAAAGTAGAGCATTGGAAACAGCTTCGAGGTTGTCTGCTCCAGGCAACCATGCGGATAGCTCAGCAGATATTGCAGGCTGCCGGCGAACCGCACAGCCGGGAATGATGAGACGGTCAACGCGTAGTCACCGGTGCCGGGAATGAAATCTGCCGGCAGCTTGAACAGCGCCGGTGCCGCTGCCGTTACCGAACCTTGGCCGGCAAGCGTCACGAAGGGAACCGGCGGTCGCAGCGGCACATCCTCGGTCACATTCGCCTCGACGCCGTTGCCGCCGGCGGCAACCGTGAACTTCACCGCCCCCATGCCGTCGCCGGCCTTGATGCGGAAGTACGCCTGCGCCTCGCGGCCGCCGCTAACCTGCAAGGTCTGCGACACCTCTCCCAGGACCGTTGCCGGACCCTCGGCTTTCACGCTGACCGTGAACCGCCCATCTCGGCCGGTGCCGTTGTAGATTCCCACCGGGACAATCAACTCATCAGTCGAGCTGAGGAAGCGGGGAAACGTCGGTGTCAACACCAGCGGTTCGCGAACGTAAACACGCTTCTCAGTGCTGCCGAAGCGATCACCGCCAAATGCCGCCGCCATAATCCGCAACTGACCATTAAACTGCGGCACCTTGAATGTCACTGAACCGGTACCGTCGGCATTCGCTTTGACCAGTCCCGACCAGAAGGCAACCGGCTTGACGCGGGTCAGACTCGAAGGTGTCAATTGGCGCCGCCGTGCGGCCTCGATATCGCCGGCCGGCGATTTCTTCAGCAGGACCTCCGGCAAAATCGCGCTGTAAAGATCATATGACTCCACCGCCAGTTTCTTCTTGCTGAAGAAGAATCCGTGCGGATCAGGCGTCTTCATGTCGGTCAATTGGCAGATGCCCTCATCTACCGCAGCGATCGTGACATACGGCGCCGCCGGCACCATGTCATTGATGTCGAATTTGATTGTGAGGTCCGAATTCGGGCGAATCTCGGACGGCGTCTGCAAGTCAATCGCCAGTCGTTGGGCATCGGTGTTGATCTTGAGCGGTACCACGCCGAAGGCGCGCACCGGCGTATCGCGTTCGAGCTTATCAGTCGAGCGAATCAGGTGTGCCGAGACGTACACGTTCGGCTTCCAGTCCTTGGCGATCGCCAGACGCAACGTGGCTGTGTTTTCCTTCAACTGCACAATCTGGTGGGTGAAGACTTTTTCCCGCTCAACCGTCAGCAGCAGCTTGCCGCTGAACGGCGCTCGCACTTGCACGATCGCCGTCTCGCCCGGGAAATAAGCCTCTTTATCCAAATCCAACTCGATGCGGTCAGGGTTGTCCATTGCCCAGGGCGAATAGCCCCAGCCGGAGGAGTAAAATTCCAGCGACGCCGAACCGCCGCCTTTGCTGTCGGTCGCGATGACGCGGTACTTGCCGTACTGGTCCGGTGTTACGTCGAAGTTGCCTATGCCCCCCGTCGATGTGACCGTGAAGCGGTCGACTTCCTGCACCACCTGCTCCGAAACATACCGATAGTAGCCGCGCGATGGGTCGTTGCGTAGAATGCTCTGCCAATAGATATGCTGCAAGACTACTTCCACGGTGCGGCCGCCCATCGGTGAACCGATCGGGTCAACCGCCACAAATTCAAACTTGGTCGGGCGATTCGGCTGGCCGTATCCCTCCTGTGTCTGCCGCAGGCCGACGTACGCCGGATAGGGATTAATCGGCGCACCGGTGTAGGCTGTCACTCCCCGCCCGCCCGGTTCAAGCACGGTCACTGAGATGACTCCGCGCAGTGCCGACGGCGGCGTCACCGGCGCACTGGTCGGGATCGTATAGGTGAATCGCCCCTGATCATTGAGCTTCGCCTCCGCCAGCGGCGACTTCTGCTCCTTGAACTGCTTGGTTGCATCCGCGAAATTGAAACTCTTGAACTTCTCGGGCGTGAAGGTGAACGGCTCTACCGTGATCTCGCCTCGGACGGCGCGGCCGGAAGCAGGCGGCCCGAAGAGCGTGACCGCGTCGACATCCAGCTTGATCGACTCGCCCGCGCTGTACGTCGTCTTGTCGGTCTTCAGCGTCACCTTCATCCGATCCGGCATGAACTCCTCGACGCTGAAGCGCGCCCGCCCGATCTCGAGATTCTCGCCGATCAACAGCGTTGCCGAGTAGCGTCCGGTCAGCAAGTAGTCGGGAATCGTTGCGCTGAATTCGGCACCGCCTTGCGAATTGAGCGTCGCCTTCTGCTCATTGATGATTTTGCCGTCCGGCGCGGTCACGCGGAATCGCACCGGGAACGCTTGGGGCACCTCGGCGTTGGCGCCACGCACAATCGCCGCAAAGTGCGCCGTTTCGCCGGGACGATAGATGTCCCGCTCCAGATAGAGATAGCCCTCGTAACCGCCGACCAGGAACGGCGCGCCGTCAACATCAAAGTCGGTCGTCGGAATTAGGCGGCGCGTAATCTCTACGAACGACAGGTCCTGCCCCAGGGACGCGAGAATCAAGTAGGGTTCCAGCCCCTTGCCCAACGCGGCGAGATCACCGAAGACGGCGATTCCTTCGCCGTTGGTCGTTACTTCTGCCAACTTTTGATTGTTGCGGCTGAGCAGCGTCACCTTCGCGTTGGCGAGCGGCTGCAACTTGCTCAGCGAATTGACCCAAACCCACAGCTCGTTCTCCGATTTTTTGACGAGAATTCCCAGGTCGGTGGCAACTACCCATTTGGCGGCGACGTTCCAGCGGTTCTGTCCGTCGCGCGCGGTGAGCCGGTAAATACCGGGACGTTCGGCGTCGAGATAGTCCCGAACATTGACCGGCGTGACCACCTCGTCATTCGGTCGGTTCTCGACCGGCTGATCCCATTCTTTGACCGTGCGCCCCATCGCCTCCATGTTGTAAACCCAATCGTACCACCGCCCGCTTTCGGCCAGGTCATTGGCGTTGAGAAGGTAAACCAGATTGTTGGCAAACACCTGCTGTACCTCGAGCGACACCTTGTCCACATTGATCGTCGCTACGCCGACATTCATGTCACCGGTGCGGGTGAGATAGAAACCTTGGCCGACAAAATCTACCTGCGGCGGGATATTCTCGCGTGCCAAGATCACCGCGCCGGCGAAGTCACGCTTCAACTCCGAACCGTCGATCGCGCGCAGCCCTTTTGTGACCTTGACCTGATAGGTGGTAGTGGCATCGAAGTTGCCTCGCAAATCGAGGTGACGATGGGTGCCGCTGATTTTGTACGCCACCGGCGGCTCGACCGCAACATACCGGCCCGCAACTTCCGGACTCACCGGCAAATTGAATTCGATCCGAATTGCCCGCGTCGCCGGATCATAGGGGGTCGGCAGAACGCTTTCCACCAGCAAATCAGTGCGCCCGGGCAGGTTCAACGGCGTGACATGGTCTTCCAGCAACCCGCTGTCGCCGCCGAGGCACTTGAGTCCCTTCGCGATCTTGAGGTAAATCTCCCGCGCCTCCTGCCCGCGCGCCGCATTGCTCGCCTTCAGGCTCAGGAAGGCGGAATTGTCCTGTGTTTCGACTTCGAAGGGAATCTTGCTGCCGTTGGCATCGACGATGGAAATATTCCTCCCGGCCTCGCTTGGATCCACCGCGTAGTTGAACTCAACCGATGCCACCAGGTCCGCTTGCTGATCAGTCTCCGGCTTGAGATCATAGCTCAATATCGCCGAGATCACTCGAAACTGCGGCGTCACAAAAGCAAAGCGCCGCTCCCCACGCAAGACGAATCCGAACTCGGATGTCAGCTTCGATGTCACCTCCGCCGTGTAGCGCGTCGACGGTGCCAGCTTGACTTCCGGATAAAACCGCAACTTGTCGCGGGCGATCCACTCGCAACGCCCCGGGAGTTTGGGTGAAAATGCAATCGGCGAAGCTTCGAGCGCCACATCGAGCAGCGAATCGGGCGCCACCTCACGGGAGAATGTCACCGTGAAATTCGTCGTCTGCGGCACCTCGCCACTGGGACTGAAGGCCTCAACCTTGACCGTGTCGCCGCCGGTGCCACTGGTACCGATGTAGATGACTCCCACAATGATGATCAGCGATAGCACCGCAATGATGCTGGTCAACAGCGTCTTGCTGACACCGCCGCTATTGTTGAGCATGGCCGCCTCCATATTTCGTGATGTCCCAGTCGGTCCGACGATTCACTCCATCGGCACCGAGCCCGGATTGTAGAAACTTGAACATGTTGAAACACCCCTTGAATAAAGATATATGTTGTTGTTTCGATCAGACAAAGCCCTTTACATTTGATCGATTCTTCGCACGACGGATACCAGTTCGTCGTGCAGAGAACACTGATTATACACGCGATTGTGCAATTCGACAGAAAATAGAAGTCAGCGATGCCGACGAGCAATCAGGCGAGGCAGTATCCGTCCAGACCGTTGCCGATAACCCTCGTACTCGTCGTAGCGTTCAAGCAACAACGACTCCTCATGTCGGGATTTGATCTGGAGAAATGCAACGATCAACACCCACAGGATCGTTATTGGAAGAGTGGCATACCAAATCAGGATTCCTGCCGTTACCAATACGACTCCAAGATAGATCGGATGCCGCACGTAGGCATAGATCCCGTTTGTCACTAGCCGAGCCCTCTGGTGCGGGGTTGGCACTATGTTAATAATCGAGTCGCGGTTAGCCCTATGATAGACGATCAGCGCGGCCGCCATCACCGCAAACCCGCTCAGTGCAACCACGGCGCCAACAAGTGTCTGATATGAGAATCGCTGTATCGGCCGCGTCAACACGACGGCGACTCCCAACGCCGTGAGCAGTGTCCATTGCGAGGTCATAATCATCGCAAGCTTGAGTTTGCGGCTCATCATGTATCTCCAGACTTCGTTCGATTGGAGTGCGGTTTCTCGAAGCTTACGAAAGAAATCCTTTGAAACAAGACCGAACTCTGAATATTTTGTCCAAGAATAACGACGGCGTGCTGGAGGTTTCAGTCTGCAAAATTTGCTCCTTCTTTTTTCAAACCTGCAGTCATTCGCGTTCCGTCGTGTCTCCGGTTACTCCCGTGAATCCCTGAACTCGACAGAACTGGGCAGCCAATGATCGAAACGCTTCGAAACGGCACGGAAAAGTTGAGTGGCCTCACCAGTGCTGAAGCCCAGCGCCGCCTGGCGGCCGACGGTCCCAACGCGCTGCCCTCCTCGAAACATCGAAGTTTCTGGCGAATCGCCTTCGAGGTCGTCAGCGAACCGATGTTCCTGCTGCTCCTGGCCTGCGGCTTCCTCTATTTCATCTCCGGCGATATCACCGAATCGCTCCTCCTGCTCGGCTTCGTCTTCGTCATCATGGGCATCACCCTCTATCAAGAACGTAAGACCGAGCGCGCGCTGGAGGCGTTGCGCGATCTATCCAGCCCCCGGGCGCTTGTCATTCGCGATGGCGCCAAGCAGCGCATCGCCGGCCGCGACGTCGTGCGCGACGATCTTCTGCTATTGGCCGAGGGCGACCGCGTCCCCGCCGACGCAATTCTGCTCGAGGCCAACAACCTGACCATCGACGAATCCCTGCTGACTGGCGAATCGATTCCGGTGCGAAAGAAATCGGGCGCCGGCGATGCGCCCATCGCTGCTCCGGGCGGCGATGACTTGCCCTTCGTATTTTCCGGCACCCTGGTTGTGAAAGGGCAGGGAATTGCCCGCGTGGTCGGGATCGGTCTGAATACCGAAATCGGGAAGATCGGGAGGGCTTTACAGTCGGTCGATACCGAGGGCACGCCTTTGCAGAAAGAAACCGGCCGTCTCGTGCGCACCTTCGCCTTCCTGGGAATCGCGCTCTGCAGTGCAGTCGTCGTTGTCTATGGTCTCACCCGCAATGACTGGTTGCAGGGCTTTCTCGCCGGTCTGTCCCTGGCCATGGCGATGCTCCCCGAAGAATTCCCGGTGGTGCTTACGATCTTCCTCGCTCTCGGCGCCTGGCGCATCTCGCGCGCCAACGTGCTGACCCGCAAAGTTCCGGCGGTCG
This Candidatus Zixiibacteriota bacterium DNA region includes the following protein-coding sequences:
- a CDS encoding isoprenylcysteine carboxylmethyltransferase family protein, whose translation is MMSRKLKLAMIMTSQWTLLTALGVAVVLTRPIQRFSYQTLVGAVVALSGFAVMAAALIVYHRANRDSIINIVPTPHQRARLVTNGIYAYVRHPIYLGVVLVTAGILIWYATLPITILWVLIVAFLQIKSRHEESLLLERYDEYEGYRQRSGRILPRLIARRHR